A stretch of the Cucurbita pepo subsp. pepo cultivar mu-cu-16 chromosome LG16, ASM280686v2, whole genome shotgun sequence genome encodes the following:
- the LOC111776918 gene encoding SNF1-related protein kinase regulatory subunit beta-3 — protein MNPYSGDSDQTTVVGFEVPKSPDSTYNNEYRGTEDEARDPPFVPPHLQHTLLSHPASRDTSGTLPLPQNVILNHLFIENRDTPRSVVALGFTHRFHSKYVTVVLYKPVHRTGTSRA, from the exons ATGAACCCTTACTCTGGAGATAGT GATCAGACCACCGTAGTTGGTTTCGAAGTCCCAAAGTCCCCCGATTCAACCTATAACAATGAATACCGTGGGACCGAAGACGAGGCACGTGATCCACCATTTGTCCCACCTCATTTGCAGCACACCTTACTCAGCCACCCAGCAAGTAGAGATACCAGTGGAACTCTTCCATTGCCTCAGAATGTAATTCTCAACCATCTTTTTATTGAAAACCGAGACACCCCACGCTCCGTCGTAGCTCTTGGATTCACACACcgttttcattcaaaatacGTCACGGTTGTGCTTTACAAACCAGTTCACAGAACAGGAACTAGCCGAGCTTAG
- the LOC111777049 gene encoding UDP-glycosyltransferase 86A2 — MDKENCRAKDNNVECREWDNRLKTRQGNTKSNLKMALQSDHHNQNPHAIFIPYPLQGHVIPSVHLATHLAARGFTLTFINTHAIHHQTSTAHSTPLDDLFSGVRNSGLDIRYTTVSDGLPLGFDRSLNHDQFMGSLLHVFSAHVEEEVEKIVKTASSGGAAPVSCLIADTFFVWPSKVAKKLNLLYVSFWTEPALVFSLYYHLNLLRKNRHFECQDVRQDAIDYIPGVSPINPQDTMSYLQETDTTSVCHQIIFAAFHDVKAADFVLCNTVQELENDTVSALQAQIPFYAIGPIFPRGFTKSSVATSLWPESDCTHWLNTKPHGSVLYVSFGSYAHVSKTDLTEIAYGLSLSGVHFIWVIRPDIVSSNDTDPLPVGYRKEVGERSMIVTWCRQNQVLAHPAIGGFLSHCGWNSILESIWCNVPLLCFPLLTDQFTNRKLVVEDWTVGINLRDGRQMISKEKVSEKINRLMDLKSGSQYRTAVREVRKTLEDAVKPNGTSDKAMNRFINDLNAAVSNKCERRNTRARGF; from the exons atgGACAAGGAGAACTGTAGAGCGAAGGACAATAATGTCGAATGTCGAGAGTGGGACAATAGGTTGAAGACAAGGCAAG GCAACACAAAATCGAACCTAAAGATGGCCTTACAATCGGACCACCACAACCAAAACCCCCACGCAATTTTCATTCCCTACCCTCTACAAGGCCATGTCATCCCCTCCGTCCACTTGGCCACTCACCTCGCGGCACGTGGCTTCACCCTCACCTTCATCAACACACACGCCATCCACCACCAAACCTCCACCGCCCATTCCACACCCCTCGATGATTTGTTTTCCGGCGTACGGAACTCCGGGCTCGACATACGGTACACAACCGTGTCGGACGGCCTTCCACTGGGATTCGATCGCTCGTTGAACCATGACCAGTTTATGGGGTCGCTGTTGCATGTCTTTTCCGCCCACGTGGAGGAGGAGGTTGAGAAGATTGTGAAAACGGCGTCGTCTGGAGGAGCGGCGCCGGTGAGTTGTCTTATAGCGGATACGTTCTTCGTGTGGCCGTCGAAGGTGGCCAAGAAGTTAAATCTCCTTTATGTTTCGTTCTGGACGGAACCCGCCTTGGTTTTTTCGCTCTATTATCACTTGAATCTTCTCCGCAAGAACCGCCATTTTGAATGTCAAG ACGTTCGACAAGACGCTATAGATTACATACCGGGAGTGTCCCCAATCAATCCACAAGATACGATGTCGTATTTGCAAGAGACTGATACGACGTCGGTTTGCCACCAAATCATATTCGCAGCGTTTCACGACGTTAAGGCTGCAGATTTCGTGTTATGCAACACCGTACAAGAGTTGGAAAACGACACCGTATCCGCTCTACAAGCCCAAATCCCTTTCTACGCCATCGGGCCCATTTTCCCACGTGGCTTCACCAAATCCTCCGTGGCAACCAGCCTATGGCCCGAGTCCGACTGCACCCACTGGCTAAACACCAAGCCCCATGGTTCGGTCCTCTACGTTTCATTCGGAAGCTACGCCCACGTCTCCAAGACGGACCTGACCGAAATCGCTTATGGGCTTTCACTGAGTGGGGTCCATTTCATTTGGGTGATCCGACCCGACATTGTGAGCTCAAACGACACCGATCCGTTGCCTGTCGGGTACCGGAAGGAGGTAGGTGAGCGTTCGATGATCGTGACATGGTGCCGTCAGAATCAAGTGCTGGCTCACCCGGCAATCGGAGGGTTCTTGAGTCACTGCGGATGGAATTCGATTCTGGAAAGCATTTGGTGTAATGTACCATTGTTGTGTTTTCCTTTGCTTACTGATCAGTTCACAAATCGGAAATTAGTGGTGGAGGATTGGACGGTTGGGATTAATCTGAGAGATGGACGGCAGATGATATCGAAGGAGAAGGTTTCGGAGAAGATTAACCGTCTGATGGATCTTAAATCAGGGAGTCAGTATAGAACTGCTGTTAGAGAAGTGAGGAAGACGTTGGAAGACGCCGTGAAACCCAATGGAACATCCGATAAAGCTATGAACCGGTTCATCAACGATCTGAACGCCGCCGTCTCAAATAAATGCGAGCGGCGGAACACGAGAGCCCGTGGGTTCTAG
- the LOC111777048 gene encoding auxin-responsive protein SAUR50, with protein MTKLVTVAMKKNGIVKLKSAVGKLQRSLSLGRRSDSGQDDFDYDSTPVPEDVKEGHFAVVAVDAEEPKRFAVPLSCLTNPTFLRLLEAAAEEYGFDHEGAVTVPCRPSELEQILAEE; from the coding sequence ATGACTAAGCTTGTGACCGTAGCCATGAAGAAGAATGGCATTGTCAAGCTCAAGTCCGCCGTTGGGAAGCTGCAGAGAAGCCTCTCCTTAGGTCGGAGGTCTGATTCTGGTCAAGATGACTTCGATTACGACTCGACTCCGGTACCGGAGGATGTCAAAGAAGGACATTTTGCAGTTGTGGCGGTTGATGCTGAGGAGCCGAAACGGTTTGCTGTTCCATTGAGTTGCTTGACGAATCCGACGTTTTTGAGACTGTtggaggcggcggcggaggagtaTGGATTTGATCATGAAGGTGCAGTGACCGTCCCGTGTCGGCCGAGCGAGCTCGAGCAGATCTTGGCCGAGGAatag